A stretch of Pirellulales bacterium DNA encodes these proteins:
- a CDS encoding phosphotransferase codes for MPSDIESILGKIPELAGPATVTPLSGGITNHNFRVETGGATYVLRIAGQNTAQLGIDRDREHACAVAAAAAGVGAEVVAYLPEHCALLTRFLAGQVLSVDSARRDDVLQRAVAAIARLHAAPPVPGEFSAFLTIDDYHNLAIARAVSLPPEVPQAIAELKMLEKRVATSSAACPCHNDLLPGNLIDDGTTIRIIDWEYAGMGDRFFDLGNFAENHRLDASQEQQLLRLYFGREQPTELARLRAMRRVSALREAMWGFAQAGISQLDFDFTSYAREHLGRFFLQAQD; via the coding sequence GTGCCGTCCGACATCGAGTCCATCCTCGGCAAGATTCCCGAACTAGCCGGCCCCGCGACGGTGACACCGTTATCGGGGGGAATCACGAATCATAACTTCCGTGTGGAAACGGGCGGCGCCACGTATGTTTTGCGGATCGCTGGGCAGAATACCGCTCAGCTTGGCATCGATCGCGATCGGGAACATGCCTGCGCGGTTGCCGCGGCCGCCGCGGGCGTGGGCGCCGAGGTTGTCGCCTATCTGCCAGAGCATTGCGCGCTGCTGACGCGATTTTTGGCCGGCCAGGTATTGTCGGTCGATAGCGCTCGCCGCGACGACGTCTTGCAGCGCGCCGTCGCGGCGATAGCGCGCCTACACGCCGCGCCGCCGGTGCCGGGCGAATTCTCAGCCTTTCTGACGATCGACGATTATCACAATCTGGCCATAGCACGCGCCGTATCGCTGCCGCCTGAAGTGCCGCAAGCGATTGCCGAGCTGAAGATGCTTGAAAAGCGCGTGGCCACGTCCTCGGCTGCGTGTCCCTGCCACAACGATCTTTTGCCCGGCAACCTGATCGACGACGGCACGACCATCCGTATCATCGATTGGGAGTACGCCGGCATGGGGGACCGCTTCTTCGATCTGGGCAACTTCGCCGAAAACCATCGACTGGACGCAAGCCAGGAGCAGCAATTGCTTCGTCTGTACTTCGGCCGCGAACAACCGACGGAGCTCGCGCGGTTGCGTGCTATGCGTAGGGTCTCCGCACTACGCGAGGCTATGTGGGGTTTTGCCCAGGCGGGTATCTCGCAACTGGACTTCGATTTTACAAGCTACGCGCGCGAGCACCTGGGGCGATTCTTTTTGCAGGCCCAGGATTGA
- a CDS encoding PQQ-dependent sugar dehydrogenase — protein sequence MRVGVTIVGFIAAAGILVACAASAEQQLAQPFDTQTRVPWTTSHVVGTPDPPLPYRLRRVFERLPLSQPLFLTHDPVTKQLLVIEQRGQVLAFANQADVERADVFLDVGEETYSLTFDPGYAENHFVYVFSNGPRDAKVKRNRIARYEVRGDTPRCCNPATQRVVLEWESNGHNGGDLAFGPDGLLYISSGDGTSDSDTNLTGQDLSDLPSGILRIDVHASDADRSYAIPPDNPFVNTTGARGEIWAYGLRNPWRISFDRDSGRLWVGDVGQDWREMIDVITRGGNYGWSITEGDLPFQPLRKQGPTPVVAPVIAHPHSEARSITGGHVYYGQRFPDLRGAYVYGDYATGRIWGIRFNGQHITWHRELADTALQIASFGADAEGELLIVDYVGGIYELTANEAPATDRPFPRRLSETGLFASVADHLPAAGVIPYSVNSPLWSDGAKKERLISLPENGQIQFTEAHGWNFSDGAVAVKTFSFEMQPGDPHSRRRLETRLLVREQGEWSGYSYEWNDEQTDAELVPATGRDRVLQVMDQEASNPREQTWHFPSRAECMVCHTRAANYVLGLAMPQMNRKHRYGEVEENQLVVFERLGVFRDPLPRRPPEMVALVDPLDTSATVDARARSYLHANCAHCHVIAGGGNARLEMEFTTPLDKMNLVNEPALHDKFGIAAGLLLVPGAPERSLVLNRISRTERGRMPPLSSSVVDTAAVRLLEEWIVDLAKPLVK from the coding sequence ATGCGCGTTGGTGTGACAATCGTTGGGTTCATCGCGGCGGCCGGTATTCTTGTCGCGTGCGCTGCTTCTGCCGAGCAACAGCTAGCACAACCGTTCGACACGCAAACGCGCGTCCCTTGGACCACTTCTCACGTGGTGGGCACGCCCGACCCGCCACTTCCCTACCGGCTGCGGCGCGTCTTCGAACGATTACCCCTAAGTCAGCCGTTGTTCCTCACGCACGACCCTGTAACGAAGCAGCTGCTGGTCATCGAGCAGCGTGGTCAAGTGCTGGCCTTCGCCAACCAAGCGGACGTCGAACGCGCGGATGTGTTTCTCGACGTAGGTGAAGAAACCTACAGTCTGACGTTTGACCCTGGCTATGCCGAAAACCATTTCGTCTATGTGTTCAGTAATGGTCCGCGAGACGCCAAGGTAAAGCGCAACAGGATTGCCCGATACGAAGTCCGCGGCGACACCCCGCGGTGCTGCAACCCGGCCACGCAGCGCGTCGTTCTGGAATGGGAGTCCAACGGCCATAACGGCGGCGATCTAGCCTTTGGTCCTGACGGACTTTTATATATCTCGTCCGGGGATGGCACTTCGGACTCCGATACCAATCTCACCGGGCAGGACCTGAGCGATCTGCCGTCGGGCATCTTACGGATCGACGTACATGCCAGTGACGCCGATCGCAGCTATGCCATCCCGCCTGACAATCCCTTCGTCAATACTACCGGAGCCCGGGGCGAGATCTGGGCCTATGGGTTGCGCAATCCCTGGCGGATCTCGTTTGACCGCGATTCCGGTCGCTTGTGGGTCGGCGACGTCGGACAGGACTGGCGCGAAATGATCGACGTGATCACGCGCGGCGGTAACTATGGCTGGAGTATCACCGAGGGAGACCTGCCGTTTCAGCCGCTGCGCAAGCAGGGTCCCACGCCCGTCGTGGCTCCGGTCATCGCTCATCCACATTCCGAAGCGCGCTCGATCACCGGTGGTCACGTTTACTATGGCCAACGGTTTCCCGATTTGCGCGGAGCATACGTCTACGGAGACTACGCCACGGGCCGGATTTGGGGCATTCGCTTCAACGGTCAGCACATCACCTGGCACCGCGAGTTAGCCGATACGGCGCTACAAATCGCAAGCTTCGGCGCGGATGCCGAGGGCGAGTTGCTGATTGTCGATTATGTAGGGGGCATTTACGAGCTAACGGCAAACGAAGCTCCCGCGACGGACAGACCTTTTCCAAGGCGACTGAGCGAAACCGGGCTTTTCGCGTCGGTCGCCGACCATCTGCCGGCGGCGGGTGTGATCCCTTATTCCGTTAATTCACCGTTGTGGTCAGACGGTGCCAAGAAAGAGCGGCTTATCTCGCTGCCAGAGAACGGCCAAATTCAATTCACCGAGGCCCACGGTTGGAACTTCTCGGATGGGGCCGTGGCGGTGAAGACATTTTCCTTCGAGATGCAACCGGGAGATCCCCACTCGCGCCGGCGACTGGAAACGCGGCTGCTGGTGCGCGAGCAAGGAGAATGGTCCGGCTACTCTTACGAGTGGAACGACGAGCAGACCGACGCCGAGTTGGTGCCGGCCACTGGACGTGATCGCGTGCTACAAGTCATGGATCAGGAAGCCAGCAATCCGCGCGAGCAGACGTGGCACTTTCCCAGTCGCGCCGAGTGCATGGTTTGCCACACTCGCGCGGCCAACTACGTACTGGGTCTCGCGATGCCCCAGATGAACCGCAAGCACCGCTATGGCGAGGTCGAAGAGAATCAACTCGTCGTATTCGAACGCCTAGGCGTTTTCCGCGATCCGCTTCCCCGGCGCCCGCCCGAGATGGTCGCCTTGGTCGACCCGCTCGACACGTCCGCCACCGTCGACGCGCGTGCCCGCAGTTATTTGCATGCCAACTGCGCGCACTGCCATGTTATTGCCGGTGGAGGCAACGCCCGGCTGGAAATGGAATTCACCACTCCGCTCGACAAGATGAATCTTGTGAACGAGCCCGCGCTGCACGACAAGTTCGGCATCGCCGCAGGGCTTCTGCTGGTGCCTGGTGCCCCAGAGCGATCGCTGGTGCTCAATCGCATTTCACGAACGGAACGCGGCCGGATGCCCCCCCTGAGCTCGAGCGTTGTCGACACCGCGGCCGTCCGCCTGCTAGAAGAGTGGATCGTGGATCTCGCAAAACCACTAGTAAAATAA
- a CDS encoding CehA/McbA family metallohydrolase has protein sequence MRRFVFIIVCTMACVAIAPARCAQAASGGELRINVVDADTREPIACRMHLKNGKGVAQKAARMPFWNDHFVFPGELKLKLPRGEYSFELERGPEYLDRKGHFTINDYADDEQVIDLKRAVNMADEGWWSGDLHIHRTEKDIRLLMQAEDLHVAPLITWWNDKNPWQGKPLPTEPVVRFDENRIYDLLGGEDERGGGALLFFNLATPLEIAGAARDYPPSTKFLLAARQQGRAWIDIEKPFWWDVPIWLASGKVDSIGLANNHMHRDDMLTNEAWGKPRDRGRFRDPHGNGQWSEEIYYHVLNSGLRIPPSAGSASGVAPNPVGYNRVYVWVDKKDFSYEAWWEAFKMGRVVVTNGPLIRPLANNRLPGHVFTGATGEELDIEITLNLATRDPISYLDIVKDGRVVQSVRLDEVAKTGHLPPVHFTESGWVLVRAVTDVDKTYRFASTAPWYVEIGERPRISKGSAQFFLDWMNEFTEKLKFEDPVERRETLRFHNAARRFWEQRVADANAD, from the coding sequence ATGCGTCGATTCGTTTTCATAATTGTCTGCACGATGGCATGCGTGGCGATTGCGCCGGCCCGTTGTGCGCAGGCAGCCAGTGGCGGTGAGCTGCGCATCAACGTCGTCGATGCCGACACGCGCGAGCCGATCGCTTGCCGCATGCATTTAAAGAATGGCAAAGGGGTCGCGCAGAAGGCGGCGCGAATGCCCTTCTGGAACGATCATTTCGTCTTTCCCGGCGAACTCAAACTGAAGTTGCCCAGAGGGGAGTACTCGTTCGAACTCGAGCGTGGGCCTGAGTATCTCGATCGCAAAGGCCATTTCACAATTAATGACTATGCCGACGACGAGCAAGTGATCGATCTCAAGCGCGCCGTCAACATGGCCGACGAGGGATGGTGGTCGGGCGATCTACACATTCATCGCACCGAGAAAGACATTCGCCTGCTGATGCAGGCGGAGGATCTGCACGTGGCCCCGTTGATCACCTGGTGGAATGACAAAAATCCCTGGCAAGGAAAGCCGCTTCCCACCGAGCCGGTGGTCCGATTCGACGAAAACCGCATTTACGATCTGCTCGGGGGCGAAGACGAACGAGGCGGGGGCGCCTTATTGTTCTTCAACCTGGCGACGCCGCTGGAAATTGCCGGAGCCGCGCGCGATTATCCGCCGTCGACCAAATTCTTACTGGCCGCGCGGCAACAAGGGCGGGCCTGGATCGATATTGAAAAGCCGTTTTGGTGGGACGTACCTATCTGGCTTGCCAGCGGCAAGGTCGATTCGATCGGCCTGGCCAACAATCACATGCACCGCGACGACATGCTCACCAACGAAGCCTGGGGCAAGCCGCGCGATCGTGGTCGCTTTCGCGATCCGCACGGCAATGGCCAATGGTCCGAAGAGATCTACTACCATGTGCTCAACAGCGGGCTGCGAATCCCTCCTTCGGCCGGCAGTGCCTCGGGGGTGGCGCCCAATCCGGTGGGGTATAACCGCGTGTACGTGTGGGTGGACAAGAAGGACTTTAGCTACGAGGCCTGGTGGGAAGCGTTCAAGATGGGACGAGTCGTTGTCACCAATGGCCCATTGATTCGTCCCTTGGCGAACAATCGCTTGCCCGGACATGTGTTCACCGGAGCGACGGGCGAGGAACTAGACATCGAGATCACGTTGAACCTGGCAACCCGCGATCCGATCAGCTATCTGGACATCGTCAAAGACGGGCGCGTCGTTCAGAGCGTGCGCCTGGACGAAGTGGCCAAGACCGGGCATTTGCCGCCGGTGCATTTCACGGAAAGCGGTTGGGTCTTGGTGCGGGCCGTGACGGACGTCGACAAAACGTACCGATTTGCGTCAACCGCCCCGTGGTACGTTGAAATCGGCGAGCGACCAAGAATCAGCAAAGGCTCGGCCCAATTCTTTCTCGACTGGATGAACGAATTCACCGAGAAGCTGAAGTTCGAGGACCCGGTAGAACGCCGCGAAACTTTGAGATTTCATAACGCGGCCCGGCGATTCTGGGAACAACGCGTGGCCGACGCTAATGCCGATTAA